ACGACCCGCCTCTGAACACAGAACCAAGTAcacatgaaggaggaggaggagggggaggaggaggagagggaggaggaggaggaggaggaggaggaggagggcccCGGCCGGCAGCGTGGAGACAGAGCCGCTGACAGCTGACACTCTGCTGGGCTTGGCCTGAATACTCGCCTCTGTTCAGTAATGAGAAAAGTAAGACNNNNNNNNNNgaggaggaggagagggaggaggagagggaggaggaggaggaggagacggaggaggacagagaggaggaggagagggaggaggaggagaaagagagggaggaggagaaagaggaggaggacagagaggaggaggagagggaggagagggaggaggagagagaggaggaggaggaggagagggaggaggagagggaggagggctgATGGTTTTCACTGCAGTCCAGAACAGACATGAGCAACATAGAGGAGaaagagttgttgttgtttaggtCTCTGAGGAAGCTGATTGGCTGGATCAGATCTGCTGTCAGttcaccacagacagacagacagacagagagagagacaggcagacagacagacagacagacagagagacagacagacagacagacagacagacagatgttaatGATTAACATTAATGATATGAAGTTAATTTGTCTGTTTAGtatctttatttagaaaataaaatactctgctGTTTGGGCCTGGACCTTCTGGTTCTGGACCTTCTGGTTCTGGACCTTCTGGTTCTGGACCAGCTGCTAACAGTGAAGGTGTGTTaacacatgtctgtgtgtgtttgtgcagctctgtgaggaCCGGCCGTGTTGGTGTCAGGTTAACGTGTCCTCGTGTTGctgcagtgaagaagaagaaggagaacatGTGTTCCAGATGTTGGTGTGTGAGCGCGCTGCCAGATTCTCGGAGGAGGTGGATTTGAAACAAACGTAACTTGGCGAAGGACGACGAGGCCATCGCTCATTTTTACGTTTGAAGGTTCAGAAGACTTCATGTCGACCAtctggagagaggaagagagagcaaaGCATCgtgggaagaaagagagagagagagagcacagatcacacacacacacacacacagccacacacacacacacacacacatgaaactgaTGAAGTTTATtatcaacaacaaacagagaaattaatttaatcaaagAAACAACAGGAAGTATCCACGTTACAACGACCATGGAGCTAAAGAAACAACAGGAAGTATCCACGTTACAACGACCAtggagctaacacagctaaccatggagctaacagagctaaccatggagctaacacagctaaccatggagctaacagagctaaaaggggctaaccatggagctaaccatggagctaaccatggagctaacagagctaaccatggagctaacagagctaaccatggagctaacagagctaaccatggagctaacagagctaaccatggagctaacagagctaacaatggagctaacagagctaaccatggagctaacagagctaaccatggagctaacagagctaacaatggagctaacagagctaaccatggagctaacagagctaaccatggagctaacagagctaacaatggagctaacagagctaaccatggagctaacagagctaaccatggagctaacagagctaaccatggagctaacagagctaaccatggagctaacagagctaaccatggagctaacagagctaaccatggagctaacagagctaaccatggagctaacagagctaaccatggagctaacagagctaaccatggagctaacagagctaaccatggagctaacagagctaaccatggagctaacagagctaaccatggagctaacagagctaaccatggagctaacagagctaaccatggagctaacagagctaaccatggagctaacagagctaaccatggagctaacagagctaaccatggagctaacagagctaaccatggagctaacagagctaaccatggagctaacagagctaaccatggagctaacagagctaaccatggagctaacagagctaaccatggagctaacagagctaaccatggagctaacagagctaaaaggggctaaccatggagctaacagagctaacaatgGAGCTAACCGAGCTAAAAGGggctaaccatggagctaacagagctaaccatggagctaacggagctaatcATGGAGCCgaccatggagctaacagagctaaccataaagctaacggagctaatcatggagctaacagagctaaccatggagctaacagagctaaccatggagccgaccatggagctaacagagctaacaatcCAGCAGGTCAGATTGGACCGGTTctggtatgtttgtttgtaaactGAATGGTTTTGTTCACAAGAGGTCCAAAATGCTGCAAAGCTTTCAGAACATCCACAGACTGAACCCTCCACAAGGTTCTATTTCCTGTAGCTTCCATAACCAGGTCTGTGGTTCTGCTCATGCTTAGGTCCACCATGATCTGGGTTCTGCTCGAGGATTCTGCCTCTTGTTTTGCTCATGGTGTTGAGTCAGTATATCTTCACATATATTATGTCTGACAGAAcctttgtgtgttgtggttctggttctgttgaaGAATGTGCATGAAGTGGTCCTGaaggagaaagacaaacagaaccCGTCACATGGGCTGAGTAATGTTCCTGATAACTTCCACTCTGCACAACATTAATATCAGTTTACAGTGCTGGACACTCGCTCTCCAGGCCAGAAACTGCCTCGCACGCCCTCAGCCTGACCTCCTCTCCCACAGGTACCACggcgagggaggaggaggaggagcagccgCCAACGCCAGAAACCTCCTTCAGGAACCAATCAGAGGAGACGTCAGGGTTCTTCTGACTCAATAATCTGTCATCGACCAACATGGCTACAGAGCTGTGCAgcttttcagcctcttttagctttttctgtttctgcaacacaaacagTAAGACTGAGAGCCGTTAGCTAACGtaagctcagtttggtagctgctgttagctaaggttAGCTCGTCTTCAGATTAAATCTCGTTAACTTCCTGAGCTGCAGAGAATGAAAGCTGATGTtccaattcacacacacacacacacacagatgtataaagtactggagtaaaggagtggagtagaagtacaagtgctatatcaaaaaactgacttgagtagaagttgaagtgttctttaaacaccatacttaagtgaaagtactaaagtattcaaaatgttttgtacttaagtattgcaagtagaagtatgtaaaaaaaatgctactcaagtactgaaagtaaaagtacaagtacaagtactgttgtttatattatttcaaatatttattaaggcacaacttctaatgttacagtgttacaatgttcatggtagagttctgtgatttcccatggtctgtgaatgcgtctgaatgaatgcgagatcgagggggcggggcagcaggtgagagagcacCTGGGTGCctcaggtgtatgacgtacggcgcacgagcgaggttgatgtgagaccggaactgttctgttggttttttggcgtggttccgaccgacagtcaccgagtcctggaaccaaacgttcagcaataaattttgttgaataacgcctcgtcattcatcacgtgtccggctggacgctacagtagtaacgagtaacgactcagcacatgaaaaatgtatcggagtaaaagtattaaattcatcaaaaatatgtagtgcagtaaaagtttgggaaaaaaataatactccaaaaaagtacagatactgcattttagtacttaagcacagtacttaagtagttccacttcgttactatacatctctgcgcacacacacacacacacacacacacacacacacactgtcagtgtATTTTTAGCCTGTGATGGGAACAATGGGAGGAGGCGGTTGAAGGAGGTTGGAGGACTGGTTCTGTCGGGTGGAGTCAGACTAACCTCTGAACACTCGTCTGTTTTCTGACCTttgaatgtcaaaaaaaaaaactgtggtggTTTGTTTGCTCAGGccatgatgatgtcatcgtgTCAATCATTCACTATCATCAGGTCTGTTTGGTTTTCAAGGCTGCTCGAGCTGCACATCATCCAGCTCTGATAAGAGTTATCAATGAAAAGgtcttatcacacacacacacactgagtcactacatgtgaaaagattttatatatttcatatttaataatcaGCTTTGATCTGCTTCTGTCAAACACCAGAAACTGCAGTgagcacacaacacaaccattcacagctaacagagctaatagTAGCTATGAATTGGCTAATCCTTTGTGTATTTCCTTTAGCCAGCTGAGATTAAGTTGCAGAGTTAccaacacacatttaaagagcACCCGCAGAGATGCTCAACCAGGTCTGATGTGTTTACTGAACTGAAATCTCCGGTTGACTTTCcaaaattataaaacaaaactctaaactgtgtaaataaatgtagagtgtgtctgacagacattattactgacactgcagcagcacagagacttaaagtcagtcaaaggcagcttgaggttgccgagcaaccagggtcagctgcaggtcagagcaattaactgcagctgtgctctgtctgtgtgtgagtgactgctgagagacacagaaaatctctaaatgaagcccctccaactagtggacactaatgccaaacggtaggtggtatcaaaaagcccaaatgaccgtgagcatcctcatcttgtcgaccatgtgaatgctgaatttcagtgtgtgaagttaaaaaatgtgacctggggagagagagaaagaacaggtgccccgtgctcctttgggaaatttctcctctccagtttacatgggagtagatggggctgtcggtgggtgatcctggagcatcagtgcgtctcccgccaaaactataagtctgacagcttcagcagtgatatcgctgcgtagcccacaaattttcctacgtttctatgtagaaattatttctgtagagtgacatttgtggccacgagagccgtttgcaaatgtattttttgacaaatgtttctctccctctccactctagctctggaacattctaccaatacacacccattgtaaactcTGCCATGGTCTTAAGCCTTATTTCCAggggacgtaagcgccgcggtcaccggagctggTAGCTGCCAGTCTAATCAATGAAGCCATTCACACCAGGCGTGCCGTGGAGCGTCTCAGCAGCGGAGCTAAACCGCGTGAAGCTGAATAGAGCAGATCACACCAGACAGAAAATCCGACACaaaatcaacgtaataaacttccgccccctttcaaaataaaacacaatacgcagttcatgtagcctatcacaccttcacatcaacgttacgtcatgaccggtggcaccaggtgagcagtctCAACGTGACCGACGAAAaactgattgttgaagtggaacaacacacaatcatttatgacacaacagatgctttttataatctccttcACGTCGGAGAAGCagagtcagctgtttgttgttgttgtttcctttatacacagtttatcgcagGGTCTCgtgtacgtccaggattctcgtgTGAATACGGCTGGCTCATTACGCTGctttttgtcacacatacaaaaacgggtatcaaaacgtgcggctcggccaggatcggtgtgctatgacttttctaagagtttcggcaaacggttttgctaaaaatcgccaaaaacgaagccaaaaaattaatgggtgtgtattgcgagaacttttgagagcgtgatgtcatcgctagaggggaaagaacgatcagtgaaaaaataaaacgtattcgactactgtggcctcaaatgcccagctacagacatgatttatacatagaaacgtagcaaaatttgtcgtctcactcacattcgcctgctaaagctgtcagatatatagttttgccGTGACAAGCAAATATGcagcagcaactcccatcctaagcctcatagactcccatgttaaaaaggcgggaacatttctggaggaaggcagaagtaacgtttctctctcttgctcctgaggacacatttcttcatttatcgacacaaaacgaatatgtaaaacgatcaggaagagCTCATCGTGCTTGtggttaagccggttcaatgattggaaataaggtttggccagagatccttacgttcgagggaaggtctcagcattttctctctgtctcaggatttctaactgacattctaacaggtgcagatcagctgctgctgattaggtcctggttgcttggcaacctcaacctgcgtgaaggaggagaggggggaggggccagcagacagaagccgagtggcagccattttagtagttcttggcacttaatttgaacctgtctgtgtaaaatggcagaggcagagtaaagacatgctaactgctaacattagtgctaattaacattagccactaagaattaaatacatgctaatgttaacatgctaatgctaattgctagcgcgtaaGCGAGTCCTCCTCTCGAGTccttcagccaatcacagcagggAACAGTGATGTCACCAACATGACGTGGGAGGAGCCCAGGTGAGTTTACCTGTAGATAAAATCTGTGTAACTAATGACCTCATATTCattagatacacacacacacacacacacagaaacacactcactcactgaaacacacacacacacacactgaaacacacacacacacacacacactgaaacacacacacacactcactgaaacacacacacacactcacatacacacagaaacacacacacacacacatacacacagaaacacacacacactcactgaaacacacgcacacacacacactcactgaaacacacgcacacactgaaacacacacacacactcactgaaacacacacacacacatacacacagaaacacacacacagacacatacacacagaaacacacacacactcactgaaacacacacacacactcacatacacacagaaacacacacacacatacacacagaaacacacacacacatacacacagaaacacacacacactcactgaaacacacgcacacacactcactgaaacacacacacacacacacacacacacacacacacacacacacacacacactgaaacactcgTTTGAtcttttttatgaattttaatttaCAATGCACGTTACCCAGAATCCTCTCTGATATAAAAAAGCTGCGTGACGACAGAAAAATGCTGCCCAGCAACATTCAGACCCGACAGACCcgaaagacacacagacaggaccaggaccaggttCTGACCCGACACAGACCCCTCCCCCATGCAGACGTGTCATCATGCTGTTTGAatcaaagtagaaaaaaaaataataatagaaaagtgaaaaacatcAAAGACGCTCCAACGCTCAGGAAACGTCCACACAACGTCCACACAACGTCCACACAAcgtttctttgtctgtcacacgtgctgaaatattaataaatgactcatgaagaacaaacagcagcaaccGGAACGTCTGCGGAACGTCTGCAGAACGTTCATAACGTTAACGTTGGTGTAACGTTGGTGTAACGTGGTAGCTGAGGAGACGTCTGATCATCAATcgatttaattaattattcatgagcCGATCAGAAGAAAATTAATTAACGACTTTAATCAAGATCCATCCCCTCTGGACCGGGTCTGGACCAGATCTGGACCGGGTCTGGATTCATTTCACTGGTTGCCGTGGAAACAGTGAATCATATTTCTGATTGgtcaaactatttcttggtGTTTCCATAACGTTCTGACAACGTTTGCTTTTGGTTCTTTTAGCTTGTGTCAGTATGAATCATGGGAAATTGAGTCCTCCAGAGTCCCGACGTGGATCCTGATTGGATCAAATGTTTCACTAATAACACTAATCGATCGTTGTCGACACACCCAAGACCAGACCCAGAACCAGACCCAAacccagaaccagacccagacCCAAACCAGACCAGGACCTTCAAACATCATGTAGTGAAACGTTGTgacaatgttaaaaaagagtTAACGAGACATTTACTGAattaaacacacagaacatccAGACATCAGTCCACATcggttctgatggttctgatggacTCTCTGATGGTCCTTCAGATGTCAGCTGGTCCTCAGACTGAATCCTGATCGGACGTTGTCTCAGTTTGCAGAGCTCAGATTGACCAATAACACGAGAGTGTTCAGTCACATGACGAGTGTCTGTTCtgcaggaccagaaccaggaccaggaccagaactAGGACCAGGGTCATTGACGTTGATCAgatttaaaactttaataaaatttaataaaaaaaaaaacaaaaaaacaatcaaaacagaaacagaagagagagtgtgtgtgtgtgttactgtgtgtgttactgtgtgtgtgtgtgtgtgtgtgatacagtgtgtgtgttactgtgtgtgtgtgtgtgtgtgatactgtgtgtgtgtgtgtgttactgtgtgtgtgtgttactgtgtgtgttactgtgtgtgtgtgtgtgtgtgagatacagtgtgtgtgttactgtgtgtgtgtgtgtgtgtgtgtgtgtgtgtgtgtgatacagtgtgtgtgtgtgtgtgtgttactgtgtgtgtgtgatacagtgtgtgtgttactgtgtctgtgtgtgtgtgtgttactgtgtgtgtgtgtgatgagagcTGAAGGAGTAAACTGAAGCCATGAAGTTGTTTTGAAGCTGCGTAGCTGTGAGCGAATCAAACGTCCCAGTGGCACCGCCCCCCACTCACTGCCCATTGGCCGAGGCGTTGTTGGGGGCGGGGCTCGCTCCGTCGGCGCCGGCAGGCGGCTGGACGTTGTCGGCGAGGTTGTGTGCGTGCTCGAGGAACAGGTCTTTGAGCACGCTCAGTTCTTTGCTCAGCAGCTTGATCTTGGCCTCCAGCCGCTCGTTCTCCTCCTTCAGCTCGTTGACGCGCTGCTGCGTGTCCATCGCCTTCTGCTTGCTGCGCATGCGGCTCTTCTTCACCGCCAGGTTGTTGCGCTCGCGGCG
The Larimichthys crocea isolate SSNF chromosome VIII, L_crocea_2.0, whole genome shotgun sequence genome window above contains:
- the cebpg gene encoding CCAAT/enhancer-binding protein gamma, with translation MSRPSQAKLTTADHNGVSVIQSQAHAAPPLPAVAGLQQVPQLVPANPSAGGGKALASSKMKKPQADKDSEEYRQRRERNNLAVKKSRMRSKQKAMDTQQRVNELKEENERLEAKIKLLSKELSVLKDLFLEHAHNLADNVQPPAGADGASPAPNNASANGQ